From a region of the Methanobacterium sp. genome:
- the rpl3p gene encoding 50S ribosomal protein L3: MSRHHQPRSGSVAFSPRKRAVKQSPRIKSWPETEETGLLGFAGYKVGMTHVIMNDNRKNSPTEGMEISTPVTILEVPPVVVMGIRAYKKTTYGLKTMIDVMASDLSEELLRKIPIPEKYDTDSNLTKLNENIDNVADIRVLVHTNPKQVTGIPKKKPEIIECGVGGATVAEKLEYAKSILGSEINAADVFSDGEHIDSIAITKGKGFQGPVKRWGIRIQYGKAARSSKGRHVGSLGPWSPERTMWTVPQAGQMGYHKRTEYNKKILKIADVSEVDAVNPDGGFIKYGLVKNNYIIVKGSLPGPSKRLVILRKAMRPHRKHNDAPVISHISTASKQGV; the protein is encoded by the coding sequence ATGAGTAGACATCATCAACCACGAAGTGGATCAGTTGCATTTAGTCCTAGAAAAAGGGCAGTAAAACAATCCCCTAGGATCAAATCCTGGCCTGAGACAGAAGAAACGGGGTTACTTGGATTTGCAGGGTATAAAGTGGGAATGACCCACGTAATAATGAATGATAATAGGAAAAACTCACCAACTGAAGGAATGGAAATATCAACTCCCGTGACTATATTGGAAGTACCACCTGTTGTTGTAATGGGCATAAGGGCCTACAAAAAAACTACTTATGGGCTTAAAACCATGATTGACGTTATGGCAAGTGATTTAAGCGAAGAACTCTTGCGAAAAATACCAATACCTGAAAAATATGATACTGATTCTAATTTAACTAAATTAAATGAAAATATTGATAATGTTGCAGATATACGCGTTTTAGTACATACCAACCCAAAACAAGTTACAGGTATTCCAAAAAAGAAACCTGAGATAATAGAATGTGGAGTTGGCGGAGCTACAGTTGCTGAAAAACTTGAATACGCTAAAAGTATTCTTGGAAGCGAAATAAATGCAGCTGACGTTTTTTCTGATGGAGAACATATTGATTCTATAGCAATTACCAAAGGTAAAGGATTCCAAGGACCTGTTAAAAGATGGGGAATTAGAATACAATACGGAAAAGCTGCTAGAAGTAGTAAAGGAAGGCACGTTGGTTCATTAGGTCCATGGTCACCAGAAAGGACAATGTGGACAGTTCCACAAGCAGGTCAAATGGGATACCATAAAAGAACTGAATATAATAAAAAGATTCTTAAAATTGCAGATGTATCAGAAGTAGATGCTGTAAATCCTGATGGAGGATTTATTAAATATGGTCTCGTGAAAAATAATTATATTATAGTGAAAGGATCACTTCCAGGCCCATCAAAAAGGCTTGTAATATTAAGAAAAGCAATGAGACCTCACAGAAAGCATAATGATGCACCAGTGATATCACATATCTCAACTGCTTCAAAACAAGGAGTTTGA
- a CDS encoding RNA-binding protein: MEQKHLTIFIPASITAETKDLRIKTYKVGLIGRSAAIFKADKIVVYNDNSDRKEVKFISDVLAYMNTPQYLRKKVFPISRELKNVGILPPLRTPHHPTDEAEVGDYRQGFTVKRTKKGTIVDIGADRPALCREKLSINKIFSFRVVKLSKKDILIEPDKPDFYWGYEVLSTYKDLYESILEVKPDFVIGTSRYAEPITSILDEVKHKIKDAKHVAILFGGPYSGLHELIQGRKNLIDLEVNTVPSQGTKTIRTEEAVLTTLSAFNLLLNAE, from the coding sequence ATGGAACAGAAACATTTAACCATTTTTATACCTGCCTCAATAACTGCTGAGACAAAGGATTTAAGAATTAAAACTTACAAGGTGGGTTTGATTGGTAGATCTGCAGCTATCTTCAAGGCTGACAAGATCGTTGTTTATAACGATAATTCAGATAGGAAAGAGGTAAAGTTTATTAGTGATGTTCTCGCTTATATGAATACGCCTCAATACCTTCGTAAAAAGGTATTTCCAATCTCAAGGGAACTAAAAAATGTGGGAATTCTTCCACCACTTAGAACTCCCCACCATCCTACAGATGAAGCAGAAGTAGGCGATTATAGGCAGGGATTCACTGTAAAAAGGACAAAGAAAGGTACAATAGTTGATATTGGGGCGGATAGACCCGCGCTTTGTCGTGAAAAACTCAGCATAAATAAAATATTTAGCTTCCGTGTAGTGAAGCTGTCAAAAAAAGACATATTAATAGAACCGGATAAACCAGACTTTTACTGGGGTTACGAGGTTTTATCTACTTATAAGGACTTGTATGAAAGCATATTAGAAGTAAAACCCGATTTTGTTATTGGAACTTCTAGATATGCCGAGCCCATCACTTCTATTTTAGATGAAGTAAAGCACAAGATAAAAGATGCCAAACACGTGGCTATTTTGTTTGGTGGTCCTTATTCAGGCTTGCATGAACTTATTCAGGGCCGAAAAAACTTAATAGATCTTGAAGTCAATACGGTCCCATCACAAGGAACTAAGACTATAAGGACTGAAGAGGCGGTTTTAACAACTTTATCTGCATTTAACTTGCTTTTAAATGCAGAATAA